A genomic region of Heliomicrobium gestii contains the following coding sequences:
- the uvrC gene encoding excinuclease ABC subunit UvrC has protein sequence MALQEKLKSLPDKPGVYLYKDEAGQVIYVGKAINLKNRVRSYFQSARNLTAKTQALVARICDLETIVTDSELEALILECNLIKEHKPRYNIMLRDDKTYPYLMVTLQETYPRLLITRRLEKDGAKYFGPYTSSGAVRETVELLRTLFPLRTCSRRELDRRQRPCLNHHIGRCLAPCAGRVPRQEYMTMIGSIIAFLEGKEDELRKRLQQEMEEAAESLEFERAATLRNRIRALEQVMEKQKIVSVDMADQDVIAMARGFNQVCVQIFFIRGGKLIGREHYILEGTDEMDRSEVITAFVKQYYSRCDFVPREILLQEPIESAEEEELITRFLREKRQGRVEIRVPKRGDKLKLIEMVAKNALLTLEQLQNEQQRKKSMTEEAVLDLQRFLGLDEPPWRIECFDISNTMGKESVASMVVFEGGAPKKSDYRRFRIKTVEGPNDFASMAEVLTRRFNRAREEALEVDAGNLDPMSAKFATLPDLVIVDGGKGQLSSAREAMAGVGYDYITTYGLAKENEWLFHEHNPNPIILPRGSRALYLIQRIRDEAHRFAITYHRQLRGQAQTASALDGIAGIGPKRRTALLRHFGSVKAIAAATVAQLAAVEGMTEELAERVLAVLQGSAESAGDGKTGHAAPSMGRTGGKR, from the coding sequence ATCGCTTTGCAGGAAAAGCTAAAAAGCCTGCCCGACAAGCCCGGCGTCTACCTCTACAAGGATGAGGCCGGACAGGTCATCTACGTGGGCAAGGCGATCAATCTGAAAAACCGGGTGCGCTCCTACTTCCAGTCGGCCCGCAACCTGACGGCGAAGACCCAGGCGCTGGTGGCCCGCATCTGCGATCTGGAGACGATCGTCACCGATTCGGAGTTGGAAGCCTTGATCCTGGAGTGCAACCTGATCAAGGAACATAAACCGCGCTACAATATCATGCTGCGCGATGATAAAACCTACCCCTATCTGATGGTGACCTTGCAGGAAACCTACCCCCGGCTCTTGATCACGCGGCGGCTGGAGAAGGACGGCGCCAAGTATTTCGGCCCCTACACCTCGTCGGGGGCGGTGCGGGAGACGGTGGAACTGTTGCGCACCCTCTTTCCCTTGCGGACTTGTTCCCGCCGCGAACTGGACCGGCGGCAGCGGCCCTGCCTCAACCACCACATCGGCCGCTGCCTGGCCCCCTGCGCCGGGCGCGTTCCCCGGCAGGAGTACATGACCATGATCGGCAGCATCATCGCCTTCCTGGAAGGGAAGGAGGATGAGTTGCGAAAACGCCTCCAACAGGAGATGGAGGAGGCCGCCGAGAGCCTGGAGTTCGAGCGGGCGGCGACGCTGCGCAACCGCATCCGGGCGCTGGAGCAGGTAATGGAAAAGCAGAAGATCGTCTCTGTCGACATGGCCGACCAGGACGTCATCGCCATGGCCCGCGGCTTCAATCAGGTCTGTGTGCAGATCTTCTTCATCCGCGGCGGCAAACTGATCGGCCGGGAACACTATATCCTCGAAGGCACCGACGAGATGGATCGCTCCGAGGTGATCACCGCCTTTGTCAAACAGTACTATAGCCGGTGCGACTTCGTGCCCCGGGAGATCCTGCTCCAGGAGCCGATCGAGTCGGCCGAGGAAGAGGAATTGATCACCCGGTTTTTGCGGGAAAAACGGCAGGGCCGTGTGGAGATCCGGGTGCCCAAGCGGGGCGACAAGCTCAAACTGATCGAAATGGTCGCCAAAAACGCCCTGCTCACGCTGGAGCAGCTGCAAAATGAGCAACAGCGGAAGAAATCGATGACCGAAGAGGCCGTCCTTGACCTGCAGCGTTTTCTCGGCCTCGACGAGCCGCCCTGGCGGATCGAGTGCTTCGACATCTCCAACACGATGGGCAAGGAATCGGTGGCCTCGATGGTGGTCTTCGAGGGTGGGGCGCCGAAAAAGAGCGACTACCGGCGCTTTCGCATCAAAACGGTGGAGGGGCCCAACGACTTTGCCTCCATGGCCGAGGTGCTCACCCGGCGCTTCAACCGCGCTCGCGAGGAGGCGCTGGAGGTCGACGCCGGCAACCTCGACCCGATGAGCGCCAAATTTGCCACCTTGCCGGATCTGGTCATCGTCGACGGGGGCAAGGGCCAGCTCAGTTCGGCTCGCGAGGCCATGGCCGGTGTCGGGTACGACTACATCACCACCTACGGTCTCGCCAAAGAAAATGAGTGGCTCTTTCATGAACACAACCCGAACCCGATCATCCTCCCCCGGGGTTCGCGGGCCCTTTATCTCATCCAGCGCATTCGCGACGAGGCGCACCGCTTCGCCATCACCTACCACCGGCAGTTGCGCGGCCAGGCGCAGACGGCGTCAGCCCTCGACGGCATCGCCGGGATCGGGCCGAAGCGGCGAACGGCGCTCCTGCGGCACTTCGGTTCGGTGAAGGCGATCGCCGCCGCAACGGTGGCCCAGTTGGCCGCTGTGGAAGGCATGACAGAGGAACTGGCGGAACGGGTGCTGGCGGTTCTACAGGGTTCCGCGGAAAGCGCAGGCGATGGAAAAACGGGGCACGCCGCTCCGTCCATGGGAAGAACGGGAGGTAAGAGATGA
- a CDS encoding glucose-6-phosphate isomerase: MSSLRLDLAYSTVESAIGALEAPIRHAHDLLHHGSGVGHEFTGWLQLPETYDRAEFDRIADAAARIRASSDVLLVIGIGGSYLGARAAIDMLSHSFHNQLPRSRRPGCAIHFAGHNISSSYLSDLFDILEDKDVSVNVISKSGTTTEPAIAFRLIRQWMEKKYSPDEARRRIFATTDRAKGALKRLADEQGYETFVVPDDVGGRYSVLTAVGLLPIAAAGVDITALMAGARDAMAAYANPSLAANACYQYAAARNVLYGQGKQVELFVAYEPSLQHLAEWWKQLYGESEGKEGKGIFPASVLFSTDLHSMGQYIQDGLRMLMETVVRFDKPRRELAVPQAADDRDGLNFLAGKTIDFVNQKAFTGTLLAHVDGQVPNMVISVPEPNAYHLGQLFYFFEKACGVSGYLLGVNPFDQPGVEAYKRNMFALLGKPGFEAEKAALEARLPR; this comes from the coding sequence TTGTCCTCTCTCCGCCTCGACCTCGCCTACTCCACCGTGGAGTCGGCCATCGGCGCTCTGGAGGCGCCGATCCGCCACGCCCATGACCTGTTGCATCACGGGAGCGGCGTCGGCCATGAATTCACCGGCTGGCTGCAACTGCCCGAAACCTATGATCGCGCTGAGTTTGACCGCATCGCCGACGCCGCCGCCCGCATCCGCGCCTCCTCCGATGTGCTGCTCGTCATCGGCATCGGCGGTTCCTACCTGGGCGCTCGGGCGGCCATCGACATGCTTTCCCATAGCTTCCACAACCAGCTTCCCCGCTCCCGCCGGCCCGGCTGCGCCATCCACTTCGCCGGCCACAACATCAGTTCCAGCTACCTGAGCGACCTCTTCGACATCCTCGAAGACAAGGATGTCTCTGTCAACGTCATCTCCAAATCAGGCACGACGACCGAACCGGCCATCGCCTTCCGCCTGATCCGCCAGTGGATGGAGAAAAAGTACAGCCCCGACGAAGCGCGCCGGCGGATCTTCGCCACCACCGACCGGGCCAAAGGCGCCCTCAAGCGCCTCGCTGACGAGCAGGGCTATGAGACCTTCGTCGTTCCCGACGATGTGGGCGGTCGCTACTCTGTTCTCACCGCCGTCGGTCTGCTGCCCATCGCCGCCGCCGGCGTCGACATCACCGCCCTGATGGCCGGCGCCCGCGACGCCATGGCCGCGTACGCCAATCCCTCCCTGGCCGCCAACGCCTGTTACCAATACGCCGCCGCCCGCAACGTCCTCTACGGTCAGGGCAAACAGGTGGAACTCTTTGTCGCCTACGAACCGTCGCTGCAGCACCTGGCCGAGTGGTGGAAACAACTCTACGGTGAGAGCGAAGGCAAAGAGGGTAAGGGCATCTTTCCGGCGTCGGTCCTCTTTTCGACGGATCTGCATTCCATGGGGCAATACATTCAGGACGGCTTGCGCATGCTAATGGAGACCGTCGTCCGCTTCGACAAGCCCCGGCGGGAGTTGGCGGTGCCACAAGCCGCCGATGACCGCGACGGCCTCAACTTCCTGGCCGGAAAAACGATCGATTTCGTCAACCAAAAGGCCTTCACGGGCACCCTCCTCGCCCACGTCGACGGCCAGGTTCCCAACATGGTCATTTCCGTTCCGGAACCGAACGCCTACCATCTCGGCCAACTCTTTTACTTCTTTGAGAAAGCCTGCGGCGTCAGCGGCTACCTGCTCGGCGTCAACCCCTTCGATCAGCCCGGCGTCGAGGCCTACAAGCGCAACATGTTCGCCTTGCTCGGCAAGCCTGGTTTCGAGGCGGAAAAAGCGGCCCTCGAGGCGCGCCTGCCCCGGTAA
- a CDS encoding divergent PAP2 family protein has translation MTTPLIYSTLFAVLLAQAIKFVRESIQHRQIVGARFLEPGGMPSSHTALVVSLFTGVALRQGIESDLFAATAAIGAVVIFDAMGIRRSAGEQARTINWILVFLRIRRGKDVPLKERLGHSPPEVLAGAALGFLVAWAAAM, from the coding sequence ATGACAACACCGCTCATCTACTCGACACTCTTCGCTGTGCTCCTGGCCCAGGCCATCAAATTCGTCCGGGAGTCCATCCAGCACCGCCAGATCGTCGGGGCTCGCTTTTTGGAACCCGGCGGCATGCCCAGTTCCCACACGGCCCTCGTCGTCTCCCTTTTCACCGGCGTCGCCCTGCGGCAGGGCATCGAATCGGATCTGTTCGCCGCCACGGCCGCCATCGGCGCCGTCGTCATCTTTGACGCCATGGGTATCCGCCGCTCTGCTGGCGAACAAGCCCGGACGATCAACTGGATCCTCGTCTTCCTGCGCATCCGGCGCGGCAAGGACGTCCCGTTGAAAGAGCGGCTCGGCCATTCGCCGCCAGAGGTCCTGGCCGGCGCCGCGCTCGGTTTTCTGGTGGCTTGGGCGGCGGCCATGTAA
- a CDS encoding large conductance mechanosensitive channel protein MscL encodes MERLSEIFQALRFAFTEPLADQIHVEWMSFHLTLRDFFYISLALYFLAGAVVGFLFARYRYKSRSKTSSDPQKASVQPRPAPAREEAVKNKGELKHMLDEVSASEDRDE; translated from the coding sequence ATGGAACGTTTGAGTGAAATCTTTCAGGCTCTCCGGTTTGCCTTCACAGAACCCCTGGCCGATCAGATCCATGTCGAATGGATGTCTTTTCATCTGACCCTGCGAGATTTTTTTTACATCAGTCTGGCCCTGTATTTTTTGGCCGGCGCTGTTGTCGGGTTTCTCTTTGCCCGGTACCGTTACAAATCCCGGAGCAAAACCTCCTCCGATCCTCAAAAGGCCTCGGTCCAGCCGAGACCGGCGCCAGCGCGGGAAGAGGCGGTAAAGAACAAAGGGGAACTGAAACATATGCTCGACGAGGTTTCCGCATCAGAGGACCGCGATGAATGA
- the uvrA gene encoding excinuclease ABC subunit UvrA, protein MMDQIRVRGARAHNLKNIDVDIPRDRLVVVTGLSGSGKSSLAFDTIYAEGQRRYVESLSAYARQFLGQMDKPDVDYIEGLSPAISIDQKTTSKNPRSTVGTVTEIYDYLRLLYARVGRPHCPKCGQPIRQQTVEQMVDQILAHPEGTRLQILAPLVRGKKGEHVKVIEDIRKNGYVRMRVDGQVMDATEEIKLEKNKKHTIEVVVDRIILKADIATRLADSLETALNLSEGLAVVDFMGEKEFTFSQNFACADCGISVGEIEPRIFSFNAPYGACPHCTGLGVQMEVDPELVVPDPSKSIDDGALVPWARMNSAYIPQMLKALADLHDFSTETPFKDLPPEIQKLILYGGSKEKIRVQFTNYDGERRSFETTYEGVVTNLERRYKETQSDWSREEIEEYMAQKPCPACKGARLKPESLAVLVDGKNIHQVTVMSVAAALRFFTDINLSERETIIARQILKEIRERLGFLVNVGLTYLTLARSAGSLSGGEAQRIRLATQIGSGLMGVLYILDEPSIGLHQRDNERLLATLQRLRDLGNTLIVVEHDEDTMLAADHIIDIGPGAGAHGGQVIAEGPLPVIMEEPRSLTGQYLSGRKFIPVPEKRREPNGKWVEVLGARENNLKEIDVRFPMGVFTCVTGVSGSGKSTLVNEILHKALASELNGARCKPGAHGAIRGLEHLDKVIDIDQSPIGRTPRSNPATYTGVFDAIRDLFSQTTESKMRGYRPGRFSFNVRGGRCEACKGDGIIKIEMHFLPDVYVPCEVCKGKRYNRETLEVRYKGRSIADVLDMTVDESVEFFRNIPKIARKLQTLQDVGLGYIRLGQPATTLSGGEAQRVKLATELSRRSNGKTFYILDEPTTGLHIADIDRLLGVLQRLVDAGDTVLVIEHNLDVIKTADYIVDLGPEGGDGGGTIVATGTPEEIVQVVASHTGRFLDKVLRRKPGMPVDAAMASEG, encoded by the coding sequence ATGATGGATCAGATCCGGGTCCGCGGGGCCCGCGCCCATAACCTGAAGAACATCGATGTGGACATCCCACGGGACCGGTTGGTCGTCGTCACTGGCCTCTCGGGCTCGGGGAAGTCTTCCCTCGCCTTTGATACGATCTATGCCGAGGGGCAGCGCCGCTATGTGGAATCCCTTTCGGCCTATGCGCGCCAGTTTTTAGGGCAGATGGACAAGCCGGATGTGGACTACATCGAAGGGCTGTCGCCGGCCATCTCCATCGACCAGAAGACGACGTCGAAAAACCCCCGTTCCACCGTGGGGACGGTGACGGAGATCTATGATTACCTGCGCCTGCTCTACGCTCGGGTGGGCCGGCCTCACTGCCCCAAGTGCGGCCAGCCGATTCGCCAGCAGACAGTGGAACAGATGGTCGATCAGATCCTGGCCCATCCCGAAGGGACGCGCTTGCAGATCCTGGCGCCGCTAGTGCGCGGCAAAAAGGGCGAGCATGTCAAGGTGATCGAAGATATCCGCAAAAACGGCTATGTGCGCATGCGTGTCGACGGTCAGGTGATGGACGCGACAGAAGAGATCAAGCTGGAGAAGAACAAGAAGCACACCATCGAGGTGGTCGTTGACCGCATCATCCTCAAGGCCGACATCGCCACGCGATTGGCCGATTCATTGGAGACGGCCCTCAACCTCTCCGAGGGTCTGGCCGTTGTCGACTTCATGGGCGAAAAGGAGTTCACCTTCTCCCAGAACTTCGCCTGCGCCGACTGCGGCATCTCTGTCGGCGAGATCGAACCGCGCATTTTTTCCTTCAACGCCCCCTATGGCGCTTGCCCGCACTGCACCGGCCTGGGGGTGCAGATGGAGGTCGATCCCGAACTCGTCGTTCCCGACCCGTCAAAGAGCATCGACGATGGGGCCCTCGTCCCCTGGGCGCGCATGAACTCGGCCTATATCCCGCAGATGCTGAAAGCCCTGGCTGACCTGCACGACTTCTCCACCGAAACCCCCTTCAAAGACCTTCCGCCGGAGATTCAAAAGCTGATCCTCTACGGCGGGAGCAAGGAGAAGATCCGCGTCCAGTTCACCAACTATGACGGCGAGCGACGCAGCTTTGAGACGACCTATGAAGGCGTCGTCACCAACCTGGAACGGCGCTACAAGGAGACCCAGTCTGACTGGTCCCGCGAAGAGATCGAAGAGTACATGGCCCAGAAGCCCTGTCCGGCTTGCAAGGGCGCCCGCCTGAAGCCGGAGAGCCTGGCTGTGCTCGTGGACGGCAAGAACATCCACCAGGTGACAGTGATGTCGGTGGCGGCGGCGCTGCGCTTCTTCACCGATATCAACCTGTCTGAGCGGGAGACGATCATCGCCCGCCAGATTTTGAAAGAGATCCGTGAACGCCTCGGTTTCCTCGTCAATGTCGGGCTCACCTACCTGACGCTGGCCCGCTCCGCCGGCAGCCTCTCCGGTGGCGAGGCCCAGCGCATCCGCCTGGCCACCCAGATCGGCTCGGGCCTGATGGGCGTTCTTTACATTTTGGACGAGCCCTCCATTGGCCTACACCAGCGCGACAACGAGCGGCTGCTCGCCACGTTGCAGCGGCTGCGCGATTTGGGCAACACGCTGATCGTCGTCGAGCATGACGAGGACACCATGCTGGCGGCTGATCACATCATCGACATCGGCCCCGGCGCCGGCGCCCATGGCGGCCAGGTCATTGCCGAGGGACCGCTGCCGGTGATCATGGAGGAACCGCGCTCCCTGACCGGCCAGTACCTGTCGGGCCGCAAGTTCATCCCTGTGCCGGAAAAGCGCCGCGAGCCCAACGGCAAGTGGGTCGAGGTGCTCGGCGCCCGGGAGAACAACCTGAAGGAGATCGATGTCCGCTTCCCCATGGGTGTCTTTACCTGTGTCACCGGCGTGTCCGGTTCAGGCAAGTCGACGCTGGTCAATGAGATCCTCCACAAGGCCCTGGCGTCGGAACTGAACGGCGCCCGGTGCAAGCCGGGGGCGCATGGAGCGATTCGCGGTCTGGAACACCTGGACAAGGTGATCGACATCGATCAGTCGCCCATCGGCCGGACGCCCCGTTCCAACCCGGCCACCTACACGGGCGTCTTCGACGCCATCCGAGACCTCTTCTCCCAGACGACGGAATCGAAGATGCGCGGCTACCGGCCGGGCCGGTTTTCCTTCAACGTCCGCGGCGGCCGCTGCGAGGCCTGCAAAGGCGACGGCATCATCAAGATCGAGATGCACTTTCTGCCCGATGTCTACGTCCCCTGCGAGGTCTGCAAGGGCAAGCGCTACAACCGGGAGACGCTGGAGGTGCGCTACAAGGGCCGTTCCATCGCCGATGTGCTCGATATGACCGTCGATGAGTCTGTCGAGTTTTTCCGGAACATCCCCAAGATCGCCCGCAAGCTGCAGACCCTTCAGGATGTGGGGCTTGGCTATATCCGCCTCGGCCAGCCGGCGACGACCCTCTCCGGCGGCGAGGCCCAGCGGGTCAAGCTGGCGACAGAACTGTCCCGCCGCTCCAACGGCAAGACCTTCTACATCCTCGACGAACCGACGACAGGCCTGCACATCGCCGACATCGACCGCCTGCTCGGCGTGTTGCAGCGCCTCGTCGACGCCGGCGACACGGTGCTCGTCATCGAGCACAACCTGGACGTGATCAAGACGGCCGACTACATCGTCGATCTGGGTCCCGAAGGCGGCGACGGCGGCGGCACGATTGTGGCCACCGGCACGCCCGAGGAGATCGTCCAGGTGGTCGCCTCCCATACGGGGCGCTTTTTGGACAAGGTGTTGCGGCGAAAACCGGGAATGCCGGTCGATGCGGCCATGGCGAGCGAAGGCTGA
- a CDS encoding YmaF family protein, whose translation MRCKPKPHYEDWDCGFHTHDYHFESGLSEGHRHILSGQTEPSVNKRDHAHRYAGVTSFNDNHVHYYCGCTGPAVYRPGCGHYHCMEGTTTCDDGHVHRYEGKTCNTIKL comes from the coding sequence ATGCGCTGTAAGCCCAAACCCCACTACGAGGATTGGGACTGCGGTTTCCACACCCATGATTATCACTTCGAATCGGGCCTCAGCGAAGGCCACCGGCACATCCTGAGCGGCCAGACGGAACCCTCCGTCAACAAGCGCGACCATGCCCACCGGTACGCCGGCGTCACCTCCTTCAATGACAACCATGTTCACTATTACTGCGGGTGCACCGGTCCCGCCGTCTACCGTCCCGGTTGCGGCCATTACCACTGCATGGAAGGGACCACCACCTGTGACGACGGCCATGTGCACCGCTATGAGGGCAAAACCTGCAACACGATCAAGCTCTAG
- a CDS encoding DUF6612 family protein produces MKRWLLNGILGLSLLIAPGAAMADDMGEAAEEAPAISAEAPASNPAMDVFRKATEVSARLTSYLMSGDLQATINIPEAPAPLTANLKLQGAVATEPSRFAMNMTMEMPKLAGQPAVPNAPGSLDFRFYFDGKQMYMQFPSPKNPASNQWVKQELNLPAGYENLLTQSQNPAKALEMMDKMGLMPTNMEETWIDGQRYYVVTVQIDNARFKSYMQEMMALSQPKEGVSPAEMNEALKKIDMDFRYTYYINADTYVTDKTELNGSERIAAEGKTLSIDITGTVRTHDVNMPVKFPDVSNAIDMKELEKQAEKTAKGIKTSK; encoded by the coding sequence ATGAAACGATGGCTTCTCAACGGCATCCTGGGACTCAGCCTGCTCATCGCTCCCGGCGCGGCCATGGCCGATGACATGGGAGAGGCGGCGGAAGAAGCGCCGGCGATTTCCGCCGAAGCGCCTGCCAGCAACCCCGCCATGGATGTCTTCCGAAAGGCGACAGAGGTGTCGGCCCGACTGACCAGCTATCTCATGTCCGGCGATCTGCAAGCCACCATCAATATCCCCGAAGCGCCTGCGCCATTGACGGCCAATCTGAAGCTGCAAGGCGCCGTCGCCACCGAGCCCAGCCGGTTCGCCATGAACATGACCATGGAAATGCCCAAGCTGGCCGGTCAGCCGGCCGTCCCGAATGCCCCCGGTTCCCTGGATTTCCGGTTCTACTTTGACGGGAAACAGATGTACATGCAGTTCCCTTCCCCGAAGAATCCTGCGTCAAACCAATGGGTCAAGCAGGAGTTGAACCTGCCGGCAGGCTATGAGAACCTGCTCACCCAAAGCCAAAACCCGGCGAAAGCGCTGGAAATGATGGATAAAATGGGCCTTATGCCGACGAACATGGAAGAGACATGGATCGACGGTCAGCGGTACTATGTGGTGACTGTGCAGATCGACAACGCCCGCTTTAAGAGCTACATGCAGGAAATGATGGCCCTGTCTCAACCCAAGGAGGGCGTCAGTCCCGCTGAAATGAATGAGGCCTTGAAGAAGATCGATATGGACTTCCGGTACACCTACTATATCAACGCCGATACATACGTGACAGACAAGACGGAACTCAACGGCAGCGAACGGATCGCCGCAGAGGGTAAAACCCTGTCGATCGACATCACGGGAACGGTCCGCACCCACGACGTGAATATGCCGGTCAAGTTCCCCGACGTGTCCAATGCGATCGATATGAAGGAATTGGAAAAACAGGCGGAGAAAACGGCCAAAGGCATAAAAACGTCGAAATAA
- a CDS encoding sensor histidine kinase, protein MAASLPLPVRLLLSLLAITAAILLAASFFNYQRSTELKTVLLQNKAGDIAQTVEAVARKSPSRTPEELQSIIANWPEEAHLFDLTIYDRSGRIIAHRDPARLGKKADVPALRIIQQVLEEQQPHFHYGKEEKTPSHFSPEPTGSTEPSILPQPLPFTAFLPLHLGGFDGEGARAPGEFQPRFKVLQVRLLESAAGDITSAALGQLLLIGLVLLGTLVVASYLVQTLRRYFALEAQAIEQARMASLGQVATWVAHEVRNPLGAIKGLLQLIAETMQEGKPHDQTRRYCETAIQESERLERFVGDLLVYSRLPQPTVTEWPLALLIQELSSLLEPELRRQDVSIITRIDPADLIVRADRDQMHRLFLNLFQNALAAMPAGGDIHVRAVSSRTEQGLTIQVEDDGSGLPPGDCERLFAPFFTTREKGSGLGLALCRDIMNRHGGTIHAENAPGGGARLVLNLPKKGGS, encoded by the coding sequence ATGGCCGCCTCCCTTCCCCTTCCGGTGCGCCTGCTCTTGTCCCTCCTGGCGATCACCGCCGCTATCCTCCTGGCTGCCTCTTTTTTCAACTATCAGCGCTCCACCGAACTGAAAACAGTGCTGTTGCAAAACAAGGCCGGCGACATCGCCCAGACCGTAGAGGCGGTGGCGCGCAAGAGTCCGAGTCGCACCCCTGAGGAACTGCAATCGATCATCGCCAATTGGCCCGAAGAGGCCCATCTCTTCGACCTGACCATATATGACCGCAGTGGCCGGATCATCGCCCATCGTGATCCAGCGCGATTGGGTAAAAAAGCCGATGTGCCAGCGCTGCGCATCATTCAACAGGTGCTCGAGGAACAGCAGCCTCACTTCCACTACGGGAAGGAAGAAAAAACGCCCTCTCATTTTTCACCTGAGCCGACTGGTTCAACGGAACCCTCCATCCTGCCCCAACCTTTGCCGTTTACGGCCTTTCTTCCCTTGCACCTAGGGGGCTTTGACGGCGAGGGTGCACGCGCTCCCGGCGAATTCCAGCCGCGGTTTAAGGTGCTTCAGGTACGACTGCTGGAAAGCGCAGCCGGAGACATCACCAGCGCCGCCTTGGGGCAACTTCTGTTGATCGGTCTCGTTCTGCTGGGCACACTGGTCGTCGCTTCCTATCTGGTGCAAACGTTGCGCCGTTACTTCGCCCTCGAGGCGCAGGCCATTGAACAGGCCCGTATGGCTTCCCTCGGCCAGGTGGCAACCTGGGTGGCCCACGAGGTGCGCAATCCCCTGGGCGCCATCAAAGGGCTTCTGCAACTGATCGCGGAAACGATGCAGGAAGGCAAGCCCCATGATCAGACACGGCGCTACTGTGAAACAGCCATTCAGGAATCGGAACGACTGGAACGGTTTGTGGGCGACCTTTTGGTTTACAGCCGCTTGCCCCAGCCAACCGTGACGGAGTGGCCGCTGGCCCTTCTGATCCAAGAGCTCTCCAGCCTGTTGGAACCAGAACTGCGCAGACAGGATGTGTCCATCATTACCCGGATTGATCCAGCTGACTTGATCGTCCGAGCCGATCGGGATCAGATGCATCGCCTCTTTCTCAACCTCTTTCAAAACGCCCTGGCAGCAATGCCCGCTGGCGGTGACATCCATGTGCGCGCGGTTTCGAGCCGCACCGAACAAGGGCTTACGATACAGGTGGAGGATGATGGCAGCGGTCTTCCGCCTGGTGATTGTGAGCGACTCTTTGCGCCTTTCTTTACGACACGCGAAAAGGGCAGCGGTTTGGGGCTGGCGCTCTGTCGAGATATCATGAACCGGCACGGCGGAACCATTCACGCCGAAAACGCACCAGGCGGCGGCGCTCGCCTGGTATTGAACCTGCCGAAAAAGGGAGGATCGTAA